Below is a window of Micromonospora chersina DNA.
GCACCAGCAACAGGCCGCTGAGGGCCTCGAGCGTCTGCCGCCGGTTCATGGGCTCGGCGTCCGCCGTCGCGGTGGGTGCGCTCATCGCGCGTCCTCCAGGTTGTCGTGTCGGGTGAGCGCGACCTCGAGGTCGCGGGTGAGGCGCGCGAGCGCGGCGGACAGGGCCGCCACCTCGCCGGGGGTCCAGTCGGCGAGCGCCCGGGCGAGCACCCCGCCGTACCAGTCGTAGGCCTCGGTCAGGGCGGCACGGCCGGCCGGGGTGACGGTCAGGTGGCTGGCCCGCCGGTCATCCGGGTCGGTGCGCCGGTCCACCAGG
It encodes the following:
- a CDS encoding MarR family winged helix-turn-helix transcriptional regulator translates to MDATSQELVTRLQDMLTGVRLLKQRRADDRPAVPPGLVGLLRHIDRGADTGCHARDLAERSRLDPSTVSRAVAALVADGLVDRRTDPDDRRASHLTVTPAGRAALTEAYDWYGGVLARALADWTPGEVAALSAALARLTRDLEVALTRHDNLEDAR